A stretch of the Saccharolobus caldissimus genome encodes the following:
- a CDS encoding pyruvate ferredoxin oxidoreductase yields the protein MTEVKKIVEKEVLMNGTQAVAYAAMYADVDVVAAYPIRPYTEVMDTISKLIADGELDAEFIVAEGEHGQFETVKHASLVGARTLVGSSGVGWLYAMEAIVVTATDRAPVVAIIGNRALDDPGAYGVEHNDALMVRDVGWLLAWVDTAQEAFDTTLIAYRVAEDQRVLLPVGISMDGGFLTHSEQIVRLPPKEIVKDFLPPYNRGKYLVHPDNPITVAPQVNEDWVMEIRRQHEEAMERARVVISEAYESFKKVFGRYPGSTGDIKMPENPFVEPFMIDDAEVVLIGMGTVSKPMKVAIKNMRKQGYKVGMLRIRWFRPFPTQDVIRYLSNARVVCVIDRDYSMGSPNRGGVVYHEIRSSLYDLDQRPKVLNFIGGLGGREITIQDVEKIIKIGYEHRDTPITKPVYWVGVRGDPW from the coding sequence ATGACTGAGGTAAAGAAAATAGTAGAAAAAGAAGTTCTAATGAACGGAACTCAAGCTGTAGCTTATGCAGCAATGTATGCTGATGTAGATGTAGTTGCTGCTTACCCCATTAGGCCTTATACGGAAGTAATGGATACGATCTCAAAACTAATAGCAGATGGCGAATTAGATGCTGAGTTCATAGTAGCTGAAGGAGAACATGGACAATTTGAAACGGTTAAACATGCATCTTTAGTAGGAGCTAGAACTCTAGTGGGTAGTAGTGGAGTTGGTTGGCTATATGCTATGGAGGCCATAGTCGTTACAGCAACTGACAGAGCCCCAGTTGTTGCAATAATCGGAAATAGAGCATTAGACGATCCAGGGGCATACGGTGTTGAGCATAATGATGCTTTAATGGTAAGGGATGTGGGATGGTTATTAGCCTGGGTAGATACTGCACAAGAAGCCTTTGACACTACGTTAATAGCATATAGAGTTGCTGAAGATCAGAGAGTATTATTACCAGTAGGTATATCAATGGATGGAGGGTTCTTAACTCATTCTGAGCAGATAGTTAGATTACCTCCTAAAGAGATAGTTAAGGACTTCCTACCCCCATATAATAGGGGTAAATACTTAGTTCATCCAGATAATCCAATTACTGTAGCTCCTCAAGTTAATGAGGATTGGGTAATGGAGATAAGAAGACAGCATGAAGAGGCTATGGAAAGGGCTAGAGTAGTAATATCTGAAGCTTACGAGAGCTTTAAGAAGGTCTTCGGGAGATATCCTGGCTCTACGGGTGATATAAAAATGCCCGAAAATCCCTTCGTAGAACCATTCATGATAGATGATGCTGAAGTAGTACTAATAGGCATGGGTACTGTTTCTAAACCCATGAAGGTTGCTATAAAGAATATGAGAAAACAAGGGTATAAAGTTGGAATGCTAAGGATAAGGTGGTTTAGGCCATTTCCAACACAAGACGTTATAAGATATTTAAGCAATGCAAGGGTTGTATGCGTAATAGATAGGGATTACTCTATGGGTTCTCCTAATAGGGGAGGGGTAGTATATCACGAGATAAGGTCTTCTCTATACGATTTAGATCAAAGGCCTAAAGTATTAAACTTTATTGGTGGTTTAGGGGGAAGGGAAATAACGATACAAGATGTGGAGAAGATAATTAAAATAGGTTATGAGCATAGGGATACCCCCATAACTAAACCGGTTTATTGGGTAGGGGTCAGAGGTGACCCTTGGTAA
- a CDS encoding DUF1028 domain-containing protein, which translates to MTFSIVIYDPNEEAWGVGVASKFLAVGAFVPWLKPGVGAIATQALANLEYGVKGLELLEKYNADQVLKILTSSDPLREKRQVGIVDSKGNTSAFTGKECYPYAGHIIGNNFTVQGNILAGEEVLEAMAKEAEGRGRIYERILRALKSGESKGGDRRGKQSAAIIIAKKPNKSEKELDPLIVGKYVDLRVDDNPDPLSELERLLNLWIATFIDEEMVSISEYIDKINEALRRLGYKDLRSWVELNNFEGKFTGDKIGKTVLKVLLEQAGVK; encoded by the coding sequence ATGACTTTCTCAATTGTTATTTACGACCCTAATGAAGAGGCATGGGGAGTAGGTGTTGCAAGCAAATTTTTAGCTGTAGGTGCGTTTGTCCCATGGCTTAAACCCGGGGTAGGAGCTATAGCAACTCAAGCCTTAGCTAATCTTGAGTACGGAGTTAAGGGATTAGAATTGTTGGAAAAATATAATGCTGATCAAGTTTTAAAAATTCTAACTTCTTCAGATCCCTTAAGGGAGAAGAGACAAGTAGGTATAGTTGACTCTAAGGGAAATACGTCAGCTTTCACCGGTAAGGAATGCTATCCTTATGCGGGACACATAATAGGCAATAATTTTACAGTTCAAGGTAACATATTAGCGGGAGAGGAAGTTTTAGAGGCTATGGCAAAGGAGGCTGAAGGAAGGGGAAGAATTTACGAGAGAATTTTAAGGGCTTTAAAGAGTGGAGAGAGTAAAGGCGGGGATAGAAGAGGTAAGCAAAGCGCTGCAATAATAATAGCTAAAAAACCTAATAAGAGTGAGAAGGAGTTAGATCCCTTAATTGTTGGTAAATATGTGGATTTAAGGGTAGACGATAATCCAGATCCCTTAAGCGAGTTAGAGAGGTTATTAAATCTCTGGATAGCTACATTTATTGATGAGGAAATGGTAAGTATATCGGAATATATAGATAAAATTAATGAGGCATTAAGGAGATTAGGCTATAAGGACTTAAGGAGTTGGGTGGAGTTAAACAACTTTGAGGGAAAATTTACTGGAGATAAAATAGGTAAAACAGTTTTAAAAGTTTTATTAGAGCAGGCTGGTGTAAAGTGA
- a CDS encoding thiamine pyrophosphate-dependent enzyme, with translation MAEKEIEEKVYKSIIKTIKDVPLEEYYTSGHRTCQGCESALVMRFLAKAAGPRTIVIGATGCMYVANTTYYTTSWVVPWVHTQLGGSGAAALGTAAALRALMRKGKIKQEPINVIAFCGDLGCADMGLSGVSNAMTYDYNLLIILYDNESSANTDIQETSMTPYGAQTSFSRPGKARRIMKRRWKKNVVPIIIAGHRNVKYAATMTPAYPLDAINKIRKALTIGGPTFIHSLDPCPKGWDYDPKFSHELGVLAVETGIWPLYEYVNGEIIYNEPTKSIVEGRMKRKPVKEYLEKQGRFSHFTEEDIEYVQRMVDEMYEEWEIPGVMPIKSINVKISDK, from the coding sequence ATGGCTGAAAAGGAAATAGAGGAAAAGGTATATAAGTCAATAATTAAGACAATAAAAGACGTTCCTTTAGAAGAGTATTATACATCTGGTCATAGAACATGTCAAGGATGTGAATCAGCCTTAGTAATGAGATTTTTAGCTAAAGCCGCGGGACCTAGAACCATAGTAATAGGTGCTACTGGGTGTATGTATGTAGCGAATACAACTTATTATACCACATCATGGGTAGTTCCATGGGTTCATACACAGTTAGGAGGTTCTGGAGCTGCTGCGTTAGGTACAGCTGCAGCTTTAAGGGCTTTAATGAGAAAGGGAAAGATAAAACAAGAGCCAATAAACGTAATAGCATTTTGTGGTGACTTAGGCTGTGCTGATATGGGCTTATCTGGAGTCTCTAATGCAATGACATATGATTATAATCTACTTATAATACTTTACGACAACGAATCCTCTGCTAATACTGATATTCAAGAAACTAGTATGACACCTTATGGGGCTCAAACTTCTTTTAGCAGACCCGGTAAGGCGAGGAGGATAATGAAGAGAAGATGGAAGAAAAACGTAGTACCTATAATAATAGCGGGTCATAGAAACGTTAAATACGCAGCTACTATGACACCGGCCTATCCTTTAGATGCTATAAATAAGATAAGGAAAGCACTAACGATAGGAGGGCCCACTTTTATACACTCTTTAGATCCATGCCCTAAGGGATGGGACTACGATCCTAAATTCTCACATGAATTGGGAGTCTTAGCAGTAGAAACAGGAATATGGCCTTTATACGAATACGTAAACGGAGAGATAATATATAACGAGCCAACTAAGAGCATTGTAGAGGGAAGGATGAAGAGGAAACCCGTTAAGGAGTACTTGGAGAAACAGGGTAGATTTTCTCATTTTACGGAAGAAGATATAGAATATGTTCAGAGAATGGTAGATGAGATGTACGAAGAATGGGAAATACCAGGGGTAATGCCTATAAAGTCCATCAATGTTAAAATAAGCGATAAATAA
- a CDS encoding L-lactate permease, giving the protein MYVQPLNPTGNVGLTILASLTPIIVLLILLAGLRLSAWLASLIGSIITIIVAALVWKAPLEQLTYAWLIGALVGTWAISWIVFWGLTIYNTLVLTGKFDAFRDWIVRNSTNDARVQAILLAWSFGALLEGLVGFGYPWAFIAPLLIYLGFEDLKALQVSALANNAPVSFGALGTPVIILSAVTGLPLLFVSSSVAKVVAVLALLPPWILLYLVDKWRGIKEAWPVAIVASLSYILGQYPIASFVGPYLPDITGSLVSFSILFLFLRIWKPKRVLSLKNIQFNGGESKKYSRKDILMSWAAFIILIIVVTLWTGPWSPLTKVSLVTLEQSAFSSLLHKKVAVSFAFNPFVAGTSILVSWLIISLVLRASPKIMGEAVKRSFKQYWGGILTGLFVVGLAYVFNFSGMAYSLAWKASDLGFLFIIVSPLFGWIGCALSGSNTSSNALFGVFQLTTARLAGLPIGLTPALNSVGAELAKPVAPQTASAGVSTTKYVRKEGIVIRANLPWAIGILLYLIIIGVIYALLAPSLFIS; this is encoded by the coding sequence ATGTATGTCCAACCCCTAAACCCCACGGGAAACGTGGGTTTAACTATACTCGCCTCATTAACACCCATAATAGTTTTACTAATTCTCTTAGCTGGATTAAGATTAAGTGCTTGGTTAGCCTCCTTAATAGGTTCAATAATAACAATAATAGTAGCTGCTCTAGTGTGGAAAGCTCCTTTAGAACAGTTAACATACGCTTGGCTAATAGGAGCATTAGTAGGTACATGGGCAATATCGTGGATAGTATTTTGGGGTTTAACTATATATAATACTTTAGTATTAACTGGAAAATTTGACGCCTTTAGGGACTGGATAGTTAGAAATTCTACTAATGATGCGAGAGTTCAAGCTATCCTATTAGCATGGTCCTTCGGCGCTTTATTAGAAGGGTTAGTGGGATTCGGTTATCCATGGGCTTTTATAGCTCCATTACTAATATATTTAGGTTTTGAGGACTTAAAGGCACTTCAAGTATCAGCGTTAGCTAATAACGCCCCAGTATCCTTTGGAGCCTTAGGGACTCCCGTTATAATCTTATCTGCAGTAACTGGATTACCATTACTCTTTGTCTCCTCATCCGTAGCAAAGGTAGTTGCGGTTCTAGCTCTATTACCTCCATGGATATTACTTTATCTCGTAGATAAATGGAGAGGGATAAAGGAAGCATGGCCTGTTGCTATAGTTGCCTCATTATCTTATATATTAGGTCAATATCCCATAGCTAGCTTTGTAGGTCCATATTTACCAGATATAACTGGATCCTTAGTATCCTTCTCTATACTATTTTTATTCTTAAGAATATGGAAGCCTAAAAGAGTGTTAAGTCTAAAAAATATACAATTTAATGGGGGAGAAAGTAAAAAATATTCGAGAAAGGACATTCTAATGTCATGGGCTGCATTCATAATTCTAATAATCGTAGTTACCCTATGGACTGGACCCTGGTCGCCGCTAACCAAAGTCTCTTTAGTTACGTTAGAACAATCTGCATTTTCCTCATTACTTCATAAAAAGGTAGCTGTTAGCTTCGCTTTTAACCCATTCGTAGCAGGGACTTCAATATTAGTATCATGGCTAATAATATCCTTAGTCCTTAGAGCTTCTCCTAAAATTATGGGAGAGGCTGTTAAAAGGTCTTTTAAACAATATTGGGGCGGAATACTAACTGGTTTGTTCGTAGTAGGTTTAGCTTATGTATTCAACTTCAGCGGTATGGCTTACTCCTTAGCTTGGAAGGCTAGTGACTTAGGATTCCTATTTATAATAGTATCCCCACTATTCGGATGGATAGGATGTGCATTATCTGGAAGTAATACGTCAAGTAATGCATTGTTCGGGGTATTTCAATTAACTACCGCCCGTTTAGCCGGTTTACCAATAGGACTAACTCCAGCCTTAAACTCAGTAGGCGCGGAATTAGCGAAACCAGTAGCACCGCAAACTGCAAGTGCTGGAGTATCAACCACTAAATACGTTAGAAAAGAGGGAATAGTAATAAGAGCTAATCTACCTTGGGCTATAGGTATTTTATTATATTTAATAATAATTGGAGTAATATACGCTCTATTAGCACCTAGCCTCTTTATTAGCTAA
- a CDS encoding aldehyde dehydrogenase family protein — translation MIEVKSIINGEERKSDQYYYRECPYDNEKIVTKTHIASIEDLKSAIDIAREIFDNDRYNWVSDYKQRDRVLFKIAERIREESQTLVDLLIDEIGMPLRQAKAHVNAAADIFEYYAGFGSKIYGNVKFLPNGDLIQLVKEPVGVVGAITPWNFPLTQSARKIAPAIAVGCTIVWKPASYTSGISYYLAKIIMSSGIPKGVINVVFGPGDKIGSELVKNNKVDKISFTGETTTGKWIMQEASKDLKRVSLELGGKNPFILFKDANLDQAIKGLIYGMFRNAGQACGATARLLVEEEIAEKVENKVVEAIKRLKVGNPRVEDTDVGPLVSKSQENKVLSYIEMGLKEGYKLLVGGNKIRNNGLERGYFIEPTVFSNVDNKSKIAQEEIFGPVLVIIYFKSEDEAITIANDIIYGLTAAIWTNDYRKALRISRRIRAGSIWINDAYTQPAEGLWGGYKQSGIGRELGLQGIEEFVEVKMIYNNINENYLHFKQVYKY, via the coding sequence ATGATTGAGGTTAAGTCAATTATTAATGGAGAGGAAAGGAAATCTGATCAGTATTATTATAGAGAATGCCCTTATGATAACGAGAAAATCGTAACTAAAACTCATATAGCAAGCATAGAAGATCTTAAAAGCGCAATAGATATTGCTAGAGAAATATTCGATAATGATAGATATAACTGGGTCTCAGATTACAAACAAAGGGATAGAGTATTATTTAAAATAGCTGAGAGGATAAGGGAGGAAAGCCAGACCTTAGTAGATTTATTAATAGATGAGATAGGAATGCCTCTAAGACAAGCTAAAGCACATGTAAATGCGGCAGCGGATATCTTCGAATATTATGCAGGTTTTGGTAGTAAAATATACGGAAATGTTAAGTTCTTACCTAATGGCGATTTAATACAATTAGTTAAAGAACCCGTGGGAGTCGTAGGTGCTATAACTCCGTGGAATTTTCCGTTAACTCAAAGCGCGAGAAAAATAGCCCCTGCAATAGCTGTAGGATGTACCATAGTTTGGAAACCGGCAAGTTATACTTCTGGGATTTCTTACTATTTAGCAAAAATAATTATGTCTTCTGGAATACCTAAAGGCGTAATTAATGTAGTATTTGGTCCAGGAGATAAAATCGGTAGTGAATTGGTTAAAAATAATAAGGTTGATAAAATCTCGTTTACTGGAGAAACAACTACTGGAAAATGGATAATGCAAGAAGCGTCAAAAGATCTTAAGAGAGTATCTTTAGAACTTGGAGGTAAAAATCCCTTTATACTGTTTAAAGATGCTAATTTAGATCAAGCAATTAAAGGATTAATTTATGGCATGTTTAGGAATGCTGGGCAAGCTTGTGGTGCTACTGCTAGGTTATTAGTAGAGGAGGAAATTGCAGAGAAGGTGGAAAATAAAGTAGTTGAGGCTATTAAGAGATTAAAAGTTGGTAATCCAAGAGTAGAGGATACAGATGTTGGACCTTTAGTGTCAAAATCTCAAGAAAATAAGGTGCTAAGTTACATAGAAATGGGATTGAAAGAAGGATATAAACTTCTCGTTGGAGGGAATAAGATTCGTAATAACGGTTTAGAAAGAGGATATTTTATAGAGCCTACCGTATTCTCAAATGTTGACAATAAGTCAAAAATCGCACAAGAAGAGATCTTTGGTCCCGTATTAGTTATAATATACTTTAAATCTGAAGATGAGGCTATAACTATAGCTAATGACATAATATACGGTTTGACTGCTGCAATATGGACTAACGATTATAGGAAGGCGCTAAGAATTTCAAGAAGAATAAGGGCTGGGAGCATTTGGATAAACGATGCTTACACTCAACCAGCTGAAGGATTATGGGGAGGTTATAAACAGAGCGGAATAGGGAGAGAATTAGGTTTACAAGGAATTGAAGAGTTTGTTGAAGTTAAAATGATCTATAATAATATAAATGAAAATTATCTACATTTTAAACAAGTTTATAAATATTGA
- a CDS encoding Lrp/AsnC family transcriptional regulator has product MGVNTVKLDELDERILNILRYNAKKSLKELSTELNVPISTIRYRIKRLEDMQIIRGYVALIDRVNLGLNVSLVMEIETVPYAIKKVAQELGEIPEVVRIYGLDNGPRLHVHMIFKDDSSAHQFIANKLYNIRGIKTVSISRIIERYKIDPSVLL; this is encoded by the coding sequence ATGGGTGTTAATACAGTAAAATTAGACGAGCTTGACGAGAGAATTCTTAACATTTTACGTTATAACGCTAAAAAGAGTTTAAAGGAATTATCCACCGAATTGAACGTTCCCATAAGCACTATAAGATATAGAATTAAGAGATTGGAGGACATGCAGATAATAAGGGGATATGTAGCGTTAATAGATAGGGTAAATCTGGGTTTAAACGTTTCTTTAGTTATGGAAATAGAGACTGTCCCTTATGCGATAAAAAAAGTAGCTCAAGAGTTAGGTGAGATACCAGAAGTAGTTAGGATTTACGGCTTAGACAACGGTCCTAGACTTCACGTCCACATGATATTTAAGGATGATTCCAGCGCTCATCAGTTTATAGCTAACAAATTATATAATATAAGGGGTATTAAAACCGTTTCGATCTCAAGAATAATTGAAAGATATAAAATAGATCCTTCAGTATTATTGTAA
- a CDS encoding MFS transporter translates to MEAPQKFKSPYGEYVIIVDKTGRKYRVGEDVKSITKVLLGYPIGRRLLLLGAWMSFFFGSVLEYGWGAASSTVISHYGWSLAEGFFNYTVYVLFQATITALLFQWLRERGLISPRRALLMGGAMLMIAYYLFANSFQPWIAYVGYAAIGGVGAGLGYAVGGAVVNKWFPEKRGWRLGLANGAWAYGSVPFIILYIYAFNQSDFQEILYITGLAIGIGLIIASFLVVDPPKYWWPKDVDPIAAREARLKSRELKVNPPPIAQWTPREMLATKQGKAQMASFTLALAASLFNVAFYAPFGAAMGFTGGVLFAVGAAGFAFTDGLGRPLQGFISTIIGRRKALTIFYAFMGLGGLGVLYAGLAHLPILWAILAVATGAVSGACFVFDWLLIADYFGENYIGRNWSIPYALKVVGGAFGGIIASVILTFLSGGTWADVVTGAPITITNFAWTVVFWIGAAFSLIAAALVWFLEKPPTLEDYIKVRKKLGEPIPPEIKDKINQ, encoded by the coding sequence ATGGAGGCCCCTCAGAAATTTAAATCTCCATATGGGGAATACGTAATAATAGTAGATAAAACTGGTAGAAAATATAGAGTTGGTGAAGATGTAAAGTCAATCACGAAAGTTCTGCTAGGTTATCCTATTGGTAGAAGACTTCTTTTACTAGGAGCATGGATGTCATTCTTTTTTGGGAGTGTATTAGAATACGGCTGGGGTGCGGCTTCCTCGACAGTTATTTCTCACTACGGGTGGTCTTTAGCAGAGGGATTTTTTAACTATACGGTTTATGTACTTTTCCAAGCTACTATTACTGCTCTTTTATTTCAGTGGCTAAGGGAAAGGGGTTTAATTAGTCCAAGAAGGGCACTATTAATGGGGGGAGCAATGCTAATGATAGCATACTACTTATTTGCTAATTCATTTCAACCTTGGATAGCTTATGTAGGTTATGCAGCTATTGGGGGCGTTGGAGCTGGTTTAGGATATGCTGTAGGAGGTGCTGTAGTTAATAAGTGGTTTCCAGAAAAAAGAGGGTGGAGACTAGGTTTAGCTAACGGTGCGTGGGCTTATGGATCAGTACCCTTTATAATATTATATATTTATGCATTTAATCAATCTGATTTTCAAGAAATATTATATATAACTGGATTAGCAATAGGTATTGGATTAATAATTGCTAGTTTTTTAGTTGTAGATCCTCCAAAATATTGGTGGCCTAAAGATGTTGATCCTATAGCAGCTAGAGAAGCGAGATTAAAATCAAGAGAGTTAAAAGTTAATCCTCCTCCCATAGCTCAATGGACTCCTAGGGAAATGCTAGCTACGAAACAAGGTAAAGCACAAATGGCATCTTTCACGTTAGCCTTAGCAGCATCCTTATTTAATGTAGCCTTTTACGCACCTTTTGGGGCGGCTATGGGTTTCACTGGAGGTGTACTATTTGCTGTAGGAGCTGCGGGATTTGCTTTTACTGATGGATTAGGTAGACCTTTACAAGGTTTTATATCCACTATAATAGGAAGAAGAAAAGCTTTAACAATATTTTACGCCTTCATGGGGTTAGGAGGGCTTGGAGTATTATATGCAGGCTTAGCCCATCTTCCGATATTATGGGCTATATTAGCTGTAGCCACTGGGGCTGTATCTGGGGCTTGTTTTGTATTTGATTGGTTATTAATTGCTGACTATTTCGGAGAAAATTATATAGGAAGAAACTGGAGTATTCCGTATGCCCTTAAAGTAGTTGGGGGAGCATTTGGTGGTATAATAGCATCTGTCATACTTACCTTTTTAAGTGGAGGAACATGGGCAGATGTAGTAACTGGAGCTCCAATAACTATAACTAATTTTGCCTGGACTGTAGTATTTTGGATAGGTGCTGCTTTCTCATTAATAGCTGCAGCTTTAGTGTGGTTTTTAGAAAAACCTCCTACCTTAGAAGATTACATAAAAGTAAGGAAAAAGCTAGGAGAACCAATACCACCCGAAATTAAAGATAAGATAAATCAATAA
- a CDS encoding 4Fe-4S dicluster-binding protein: MEIEDQVKYVEITYRGIFQKRLAKYIAEGIVYTAREMGKPAVSFGRYGDSPERNGVPAKYYVGIGNGISEEDLIGYSTRVEPDLVDVIVVLDDTLLKGVESWAWQGVQPINLKLKPNGTMIVTSLKRIDELAKMVPKKEFNWTLGVIKTEPSFSGLWAFKDDLTMEKVWGAIAKLRPDIIDLDHLIKYVSKKSNADKRISAIKETYTSVEYRTIVKNEGIDFLYNPPRLLTWQEMLEGTVIPAVPRGKRNEQFKRGTTKFERPTVDFDTCIKCRLCWIYCPDECFDETPDGYYDIAYDYCVGCGICAEVCPVKDCIVMVDESMFTDYRRPYEMWKENRVKYKEWLNKVRQARKERVYVPGLGR; this comes from the coding sequence ATGGAAATTGAGGATCAAGTGAAATACGTAGAGATAACCTATAGAGGTATATTTCAGAAGAGACTTGCTAAGTACATCGCAGAAGGAATAGTTTATACTGCTAGGGAGATGGGTAAACCTGCAGTATCTTTCGGGAGATACGGAGATTCTCCAGAAAGAAATGGGGTTCCTGCTAAATATTATGTAGGAATAGGTAATGGAATTAGTGAAGAGGATTTAATAGGTTATTCAACTAGAGTAGAGCCAGATCTAGTAGACGTAATAGTAGTATTAGATGACACCTTACTAAAGGGCGTAGAATCTTGGGCTTGGCAAGGAGTACAGCCTATTAACCTAAAACTTAAACCAAATGGAACTATGATCGTAACCTCTTTAAAGAGAATAGATGAACTAGCCAAAATGGTCCCTAAGAAGGAGTTTAACTGGACTTTAGGAGTTATAAAAACTGAACCATCTTTCTCTGGACTTTGGGCGTTTAAAGACGATTTAACAATGGAAAAAGTATGGGGAGCTATAGCCAAATTAAGACCCGATATAATAGATTTAGACCACTTAATAAAGTATGTAAGTAAGAAATCAAATGCAGATAAAAGAATATCTGCAATAAAGGAAACATACACCTCAGTAGAATATAGGACAATTGTTAAAAACGAGGGAATAGACTTCTTATATAATCCTCCTAGGCTGCTCACATGGCAGGAAATGTTAGAGGGGACAGTAATACCTGCAGTACCAAGAGGTAAAAGAAATGAACAGTTTAAGAGAGGTACTACAAAATTCGAAAGACCAACAGTGGACTTTGACACTTGCATAAAGTGCAGATTATGCTGGATATACTGCCCAGATGAATGTTTTGATGAAACACCTGATGGATATTACGATATAGCCTACGATTATTGTGTAGGTTGTGGTATATGTGCGGAAGTATGCCCAGTCAAAGACTGCATAGTAATGGTAGACGAAAGTATGTTTACAGATTACAGAAGACCATATGAAATGTGGAAGGAAAATAGGGTAAAGTATAAGGAATGGCTAAATAAGGTAAGACAAGCAAGAAAGGAAAGAGTTTATGTTCCGGGGTTGGGAAGATGA
- a CDS encoding DUF973 family protein, with amino-acid sequence MSQQSTEILGLQKLRQGALYYIIASLLGIIVAIGIISTLIAIPSGTASAIGIIVALIGALITLPLIVLSYLRTRDGFKLLVSIGKDLKGGITATSLILLGIIVLLLGILIMLPLAITSMISGSLLAIGVTVGIGVAIILIGAILSFIGFILLALAYRKTGEIYNNDSLKTGGLLLLIGSIIGIIISIIGYILDLIGFIMIYSGLGNLISTIQQSPTIPAFQTYPAFTPSAPISEVGTGILRSNGIAEVTIYTQFPVQILSATLLGTSFVTTDVIPNQLNVGYNRVVINFRVSLVFVPGNLYTIQLSLSNGQTLNVTVTYQP; translated from the coding sequence ATGTCTCAACAAAGTACTGAAATTTTAGGTTTACAAAAGTTAAGACAAGGTGCTTTATATTACATAATTGCGTCACTACTTGGAATAATAGTTGCAATAGGTATTATTTCAACGTTAATTGCTATTCCTTCTGGTACTGCTTCTGCAATTGGGATTATCGTAGCTCTAATAGGGGCACTGATTACCCTTCCCTTAATTGTTTTATCTTATCTTAGGACTAGGGATGGTTTTAAATTATTGGTCTCTATCGGCAAAGATTTGAAAGGCGGTATAACTGCAACTAGTCTTATTCTATTAGGAATTATAGTTCTTCTATTAGGAATATTAATAATGTTACCTTTAGCAATTACATCGATGATTTCAGGCTCACTTTTGGCGATTGGAGTTACAGTTGGTATAGGGGTTGCCATTATTCTCATAGGTGCTATACTATCCTTCATTGGCTTTATTTTATTAGCCTTAGCATATAGGAAGACTGGAGAGATCTATAATAACGATAGTTTGAAGACTGGGGGTTTACTTTTACTTATAGGTTCAATTATTGGGATAATTATTTCCATTATAGGTTATATTTTAGACCTAATTGGATTTATTATGATATATTCGGGATTGGGAAATTTAATAAGTACTATTCAGCAGAGCCCAACAATCCCTGCTTTTCAAACGTATCCAGCTTTCACTCCTTCAGCTCCGATATCTGAAGTTGGAACTGGAATTCTCAGAAGTAACGGTATTGCTGAGGTGACCATTTACACTCAGTTCCCAGTTCAGATTTTAAGTGCTACGTTATTAGGTACTAGCTTTGTAACTACTGATGTGATTCCAAACCAACTGAACGTGGGCTATAATAGGGTTGTAATAAACTTTAGAGTCTCCCTCGTTTTCGTTCCTGGCAATTTATATACTATTCAACTATCCTTATCTAATGGACAAACTCTTAACGTTACTGTAACATATCAACCTTAA